Proteins from one Camelina sativa cultivar DH55 chromosome 8, Cs, whole genome shotgun sequence genomic window:
- the LOC104706086 gene encoding disease resistance-like protein CSA1, which yields MGQQLNVLLERIQGSRIALAIFSPRYTESKWCLKELAKMNERRGKNKLVVIPIFYKVQPVTVKELKGDFGDKFRNLMKYMDEETKEKWKKALEDVSTSTGFVLDEKSDEDEAIERIIENVKGILIRRSEGPPNHPEYLEVSPQRLQKNHESFPGIKHRLKQLEEMLSFDHLPETTRTIGVAGMPGIGKTTLATMLYEKWNKRFLTHVLILDIHETSKEYGLDYLFTLLLQGLLKVENPNIESEAYRDQLHETKVLVVLDNVTNKEQIDALLGKCDWIKKGSKIVITTSDKSLMIQSLVNDTYQVPPLSDKDALKHFIHFAFDDHEGGAPGPGRGNFPKLSKDFVHYTKGNPLTLQMLGAELLGKDETHWGLKLNALLNQHHKSPPGQSISKMLQRVWEGSYDGLSQKEKDTLLDIACFRSLDESYVASLLDSDGSSNIIEDLVNKFMINIYAGKVEMHDTLYMLSKELGRDATATDRKGRHRLWHHDTITDVLTKNKGASNVRSIFLDLSDITREMCFHKNAFASMRDLRYLKIYSTQCPQDCESDIKLTFPEGLHLPLNEMRYLHWLKFPLTEVPQDLTPDHLVDLKLPYSEIERVWEDNKDASKLKWINLNYSKKLNTLAGLGKARNLQELNLEGCTALKALHVDMENMKCLVSLNLRRCTSLESLSKIKLISLKTLILSDCSKLKTFQVISDKLEALYLDGTEIKELPCEIRILQRLVLLNMKGCKKLKRLPESLGELKALEELILFGCIKLEEFPKSGENLSRLEILVLDETSLEEIPEIVSVRHLCLSMNKKISCLPDLIKKFSQLQWLDLKYCKTLTHVPQLPPNLQCLDVRGCSLLKTLAKPLVCSTINSTFIFTYCNELEQDAKEKIVAYAEMKCQLLSSALKLCDKSCVPEIFFSTSFPGCEMPSWFCYNAIGSMVEFELPPHWNHNKLSGMALCVVVSFQNSQNHANLTVKFSCEQNTGEGSSTSITWKIGSLIEHYDEVDPVESEHVIIGYTNCSDFVKPVKGQGPPQCASTKASIEFSVTADTGGEASPRFEVLKSGFSFVFEPEENKVAVPRNDDVKGNTKVITLSNNGCFKDQANGDESPKDQWQTPTYIESSGNVHPR from the exons ATGGGCCAACAGTTGAATGTACTGCTCGAAAGAATCCAAGGGTCGAGGATCGCGCTAGCCATATTCTCTCCAAGGTACACGGAGTCAAAATGGTGTTTGAAGGAGCTTGCGAAGATGAACGAAAGAAGGGGAAAAAATAAGCTCGTGGTGATTCCAATCTTCTACAAGGTACAGCCCGTCACTGTCAAAGAACTGAAGGGAGACTTCGGCGATAAGTTCAGGAACCTGATGAAGTATATGGACGAGGAGACAAAGGAAAAATGGAAGAAAGCCTTAGAAGATGTTTCTACCTCAACTGGCTTCGTGTTGGATGAGAAAAG CGATGAGGACGAAGCCATCGAACGAATTATCGAAAACGTTAAAGGGATCTTAATTAGACGTTCGGAGGGTCCTCCTAATCATCCAGAATATCTTGAGGTATCTCCCCAGAGACTCCAGAAAAATCATGAAAGTTTTCCCGGAATCAAACACCGACTTAAGCAACTAGAAGAAATGTTAAGTTTTGATCATTTGCCGGAAACAACTCGTACCATCGGTGTTGCTGGGATGCCCGGTATAGGTAAAACTACTCTCGCTACGATGCTATATGAGAAGTGGAATAAACGCTTCCTGACACACGTGTTAATCCTAGATATCCATGAAACTTCAAAGGAATACGGGTTAGATTACTTGTTCACGTTACTCTTGCAAGGTTTATTGAAAGTTGAGAATCCCAACATTGAATCCGAAGCTTACAGAGACCAATTACACGAAACCAaagttcttgttgttcttgacaaTGTCACTAACAAGGAACAAATTGATGCTCTTCTCGGCAAATGCGACTGGATTAAGAAAGGAAGCAAGATTGTCATTACTACAAGCGATAAGTCATTGATGATACAAAGTTTGGTCAATGATACTTACCAAGTCCCTCCATTAAGCGACAAAGACGCCTTAAAACACTTTATCCATTTTGCATTTGATGATCACGAAGGAGGTGCTCCCGGCCCCGGGCGAGGAAATTTCCCCAAGTTGTCGAAAGATTTCGTGCATTATACCAAAGGAAATCCACTTACTCTCCAGATGTTGGGTGCGGAGCTTTTGGGAAAAGATGAGACTCACTGGGGTTTAAAACTAAATGCATTGTTGAATCAACACCATAAAAGTCCACCTGGACAAAGCATTAGCAAGATGCTTCAAAGGGTCTGGGAAGGGAGTTATGATGGACtgagtcaaaaagaaaaagatacacTTCTTGACATAGCTTGCTTCAGGTCGCTAGATGAGAGTTACGTAGCGAGTTTATTGGATTCAGATGGCTCTAGTAATATAATAGAAGACCTCGTGAACAAGTTCATGATTAATATCTATGCTGGAAAAGTAGAGATGCATGATACATTGTATATGCTCTCCAAGGAACTTGGTCGAGATGCTACTGCTACAGATAGAAAGGGGCGGCATAGGTTGTGGCACCATGACACCATAACTGATGTGCTGACAAAAAATAAG GGAGCTTCTAATGTCAGATCTATCTTTCTTGACCTGTCTGATATTACAAGAGAAATGTGCTTCCACAAGAATGCTTTTGCCAGTATGAGAGATTTACGATATCTCAAAATCTACAGCACTCAATGTCCTCAAGATTGTGAAAGTGACATTAAATTAACCTTCCCCGAAGGACTCCATCTACCACTGAATGAGATGCGGTATCTCCACTGGCTGAAATTCCCGTTGACAGAAGTTCCACAAGATTTAACCCCGGATCATTTGGTTGACCTTAAGCTTCCTTATAGCGAGATTGAACGAGTTTGGGAAGATAACAAG GATGCATCAAAACTAAAATGGATCAATTTGAATTACTCAAAGAAGTTGAACACTTTGGCGGGGTTAGGAAAGGCTCGAAATCTTCAAGAATTAAATCTTGAAGGTTGCACGGCATTGAAAGCGTTGCATGTGGATATGGAAAACATGAAGTGTCTTGTTTCTTTGAACCTGAGAAGATGCACAAGTCTAGAGTCTCTTTCAAAGATTAAATTGATCTCTTTGAAAACACTTATCCTCAGTGACTgctcaaaattaaaaacatttcaGGTCATTTCAGATAAGCTAGAAGCTCTATACTTGGATGGCACTGAAATTAAGGAACTTCCTTGTGAGATTCGGATCCTTCAAAGACTTGTTTTGTTGAACATGAAAGGCTGCAAGAAGCTGAAAAGGCTCCCTGAAAGTCTTGGTGAGCTGAAAGCTCTTGAAGAACTTATACTTTTTGGTTGTATAAAGCTCGAAGAATTTCCTAAAAGTGGGGAGAACTTAAGCCGTttagagattttggttttggatgaGACATCCTTAGAAGAGATACCAGAAATAGTCTCAGTGCGGCATTTGTGTTTAAGCATGAATAAAAAGATCAGCTGCCTTCCGGATCTAATCAAGAAATTTTCTCAGCTTCAGTGGCTTGATTTGAAGTATTGTAAGACTCTTACACATGTTCCTCAGCTTCCACCAAATCTTCAGTGTTTAGATGTACGTGGCTGTAGCTTACTGAAAACACTTGCAAAACCACTGGTATGTTCTACTATTAACTCCACGTTCATTTTCACTTACTGCAATGAATTGGAACAAGATGCAAAGGAGAAAATTGTAGCATATGCTGAAATGAAGTGTCAGTTGCTATCAAGTGCACTTAAACTATGCGATAAG AGTTGTGTTCCTGAGATTTTTTTCTCAACTAGCTTTCCTGGATGTGAAATGCCTTCATGGTTTTGTTATAATGCAATTGGATCTATGGTGGAGTTCGAATTACCTCCTCACTGGAATCACAACAAGCTTTCTGGGATGGCCCTATGTGTTGTTGTCTCATTCCAGAATTCTCAAAATCATGCCAACTTGACAGTTAAATTCTCTTGTGAGCAAAACACTGGAGAGGGCTCTTCCACCAGCATTACTTGGAAGATTGGGAGTTTGATTGAGCATTACGACGAAGTAGACCCGGTTGAGTCAGAGCACGTCATTATTGGCTACACTAACTGCTCGGACTTCGTTAAACCTGTTAAAGGCCAAGGTCCACCTCAATGTGCTTCGACCAAGGCATCCATAGAGTTTAGTGTGACAGCTGATACTGGTGGGGAAGCTAGTCCTAGGTTTGAAGTTTTGAAATCCGGTTTCAGTTTTGTGTTTGAACCTGAAGAGAACAAAGTTGCAGTCCCAAGGAATGACGATGTCAAAGGTAACACAAAAGTTATTACTCTAAGTAATAATGGTTGTTTCAAGGATCAAGCAAATGGCGATGAATCACCAAAGGACCAGTGGCAGACCCCCACCTACATTGAAAGTTCTGGTAACGTACATCCCAGATGA